The sequence CGTATTCCTCGCGCAGCTCTTTCTTGGAGAGCTTGCCGATGAGCGTTTTGGGAAGGGCGTCCTTGAAGATGATCTGCTTGGGCATCTCGATCTTGTTGAGGCGCTCGGAGAGATACTTCTTGAGGGCTTCCTCACCGATGGTGTGGCCGGCCTTGAGCTTGACGAAGGCGACCGGCGCTTCGCCGCGATACTCGTCCGGCACGCCGATGACGTTGGTTTCCTCGACGGCCTCATGGGCCATCAGCGCCTCCTCGATGACGCGGGGATAGACGTTGAAGCCCGAGCAGATGATGAGGTCCTTGATGCGATCGACCAGGAAGACGTAGCCGTCCTCGTCCATGTGCCCGACGTCGCCGGTGCGCAGCCAGCCATCCATGAAGGCGTCGCGGCTGGCTTCCTCGTTGCCGTAGTAGCCGGACATGACCTGCGGCCCCTTGACCTGGAGTTCGCCATTCTCGCCGATGCCGACCGGCTTGCCGGTGTCGATATCGACAAAGCGGATATCGGTGCCGGGGAGGGGCAGGCCGATGGACATGGGCTTGCTTGGCACGCGCAGGGCGGCGCAGCAGACCACCGGGGACGCCTCGGTGAGGCCATAGCCTTCGGCGAGAATGGCCTTGGACTTCTTGCCGAAATCGGCCCGGATCTCGTCGGAAAGGGCGGCGCCGCCTGATATCGCCACCTCCAGGCTCGCCAGCTGTGCGGTATCCACGCTGTCGGCGCGGGCAATGGCATTGAGCAGGGTCGGCACGGCGGGCAGGACATTGGCGCGGGTGCGCGCGAAGATGTTGAGCAGCGCCTTGAGCTCGAAGCGCGGCAGCATGACGACCTGCGTGCCGTTGCAGAGCGGCACGTTCATGCAGACCGTCATGGCGAAGATGTGAAAGAAGGGCAGGACGGCGACGACCTTGGAGGGTGGGTAGAACAGGCCACAACCCCATTTGTCGATCTGGCTCATATTGGCCGCGATATTGGCGTGGCTGAGGAGGGCTCCCTTGGGCACGCCCGTGGTGCCGCCAGTATACTGCTGCACCGCGATGTCGTTGTGCGGATCGATCACCACGGCGTCGGGCGTTTCGTTGCGGGCGATCATGGCGCTGAAATGGGCGACGCGGTCGGCGATGGGGGAGGCGCTAAGCCTGGCCAGGTCCTTGCGCTTGGCGAGCGAGAACAGCACCTTCTTGACCAGCGGCAGCGCGTCGGGGAAGTGGCAGACCACCAGCGACTTGACGTGGCCGGCCTCGACCAGCTTCTCGGCCTTTTCGTAGATCTGCTGCAGGTCAAGCGTGATCATCACATCGGCGCCGGCATTGGCGGTGATGTGGCTGAGCTCGTGGACCGTATAGAGCGGATTGCAGTTGACCACCGTGCCGCCGGCGCGGAGCACGCCGTAATAGGCGATGGGGTAGAATGGCGTGTTGGGCAGCATCAGCGCGACGCGGCTACCCTTCTTGACACCGAACTGATGCTGCAGCGCGCCGGCAAAGGCGATGATCTTCTTGGCCAGGTCACCGAAACTGGTGGTGTGTCCCAGGAAATCCAGCGCGACGGCGGAAGGGTTGCGGGCGCAGGCGGCCAGGACCTGTTCATGCACCGGGCGGGTGTCGATCTGGACGTCCCAGACAATGCCGTCCGGATAAGAAGCGATCCAGGGACGAAGCGGCGCGTCGGTGTCTAGCGTAGCCATGGTTTCCTCCGGTCGCCACTTGTCGGCGCGTGGGCTTGGCGCCCATCAGGGTGACGAATATTTCATGGCTTTACGTTAGCGTCAAATAGATGCCCGAACTTTGGGAGAGGTTCGGAGTTGACGTGAGGGGCAGGCTAACAGTGAACGTAAACGGCGCTTGGTTGACGTATACGTAAACCTTGCTAGACTGCCTCAACAACAAGGGTGCTCCGCGCTATGATCCCGGCGCGGCAGGCCCAGTGACCAAGCCGGACGATTCGGCGATCGGTCTGACGTTCAGGGATTGGTCGCGCGTTGAGCGCGACACCATGGAGGGCATGCCGTGACCTTTGCGCTTATCGCGATCAGCCTCATCGTCTTCGCCACGCTCGCCATGCGGGAAAGCCCGCTCTGGCAATGGGGCGTGGCGTTCCTGGGCATCGGGCTGCTTTCGGGGCTCGATTTTCCGGCGACCGGTATCAGCTACGGGCTGGGTGCGGGCAGCTGGGTGCTGCTGGCGATCGGTGTGCTGCTGCTGGTTCTCAGCGTCGAGGCAATCCGTAAGCCGCTGCTGATCACGCCCATCTATGGCGCCGTCAAATCCATCTTGCCCAAGGTGAGCCGGACCGAACAGGAAGCGCTCGATGCCGGCACGGTCGGCTGGGATGCCGAACTGTTTTCCGGCCGGCCGGACTGGAGCAAACTCAATGCCATCCGTCCGCTGACCCTCACCGCCGAAGAGCAGTCATTCCTCGACAACGAGACCGAGACGGTCTGCTCGATGATCGACGACTGGGACATCCGCAACAACCGCGCCGACCTCAGCCCTGAAGTTTGGCAGTATCTCAAGGACAAAGGGTTCCTCGGCATGCTGATCGCCAAGGAGCATGGCGGCCTGGGCTTTGGCGCGCAGGCGCAATCAATGATCGTCTCCAAGATCGCCAGCCGGTCTGTCGCAGCAGGCATCACGGTCATGGTGCCCAACTCGCTCGGGCCCGGAGAATTGCTGGAAAAGTACGGCACGGAGAGTCAAAAAGAAAAGTATCTCGGGCGCCTGGCCAAGGGCCTCGAAGTGCCCTGCTTTGCGCTGACGGGCGTCCATTCCGGCTCGGATGCTGGCGGCATGCGGGACTATGGCACGGTCACCAAGGGCATGTACCAGGGCAAGGAAGTGCTGGGCGTCCGCCTGAGCTTTGACAAGCGCTACATTACGCTGGCGCCGATCGCGACGCTGGTGGGTCTGGCCTTCATCCTCGAGGATCCGGACAATCATCTCGGCCGTGGCAAGGATATCGGCATCACCCTGGCGCTGGTGCCGCATGACCATCCGGGCGTCGATATCGGGCGGCGGCATTTCCCGGCGCGCCAGGCGTTCATGAACGGGCCAGTGCGCGGCAAGGACGTCTTCATCCCGATGGATTTCCTTATCGGGGGCATCGACTATGCCGGCCAGGGCTGGCGCATGCTGATGGAATGCCTGTCGACCGGGCGCGCCATTTCGCTGCCGGCCATCGGCTCGATCTCGATCAAGCAGACACTCCGCACGACCTCGGCCTATGCCCGCGTGCGGCGGCAATTCGGCATTCCGGTCGGCATCATGGAAGGCGTGGCGGAGCCGCTCGGCGAGATGGTCAAGCGCGCCTACACCTTCGAGGCGTCGCGGCGGCTGACGGCGTCGATGGTCGATGAAGGGCAGCGGCCGGCGGTGATCTCGGCGCTGCTCAAATATCGCACAACGGAGGCCATGCGCGAGAGCATGGACAATGCTTTCGACATCCATGGCGGCCGCGCCATCCAGGACGGACCGAGCAACTATCTGTTCGGTGCCTACATGGCCCTGCCAGTCGCCATCACCGTCGAGGGCGCCAATATTCTGACGCGCACGCTAATGACGTTTGCGCAGGGCGTGCTGCGCGCGCACCCCTTCCTTTACAAGGAAATCGAGGCGGCGCAGAACAAGGACCGCAAGACGGGGCTCGACCAGTTCGACAGCGCCTTTGGTGGCCATACCAAGTTCATGCTGCGCAATATTGCGGCGAGCTTCCTGCACGGCCTTTCCAATGGCGCGTTTGCTTCAACGCCCAACCAGGGGCCGATGGCGGGCTGGTATCGCAGGCTCCATCGGTACTCGCAGGACTTCGCGTTGGTCGCCGATTGGACCACCGTGTTCCTAGGCGGCCAGCTCAAGCGCAAGCAGAAGATCTCGGGCCGCATGGCCGATATCCTGTCCGACCTTTACCTGATGTCGGCCGTGCTGCGCCGCTTCGAGGACGAGGGCCGCATTGCCGAGGACAAGCCGCTGGTCGACGCGATCATGGAAGACCTCATCGCGTCGATCGAAAAGAGCCTTGGCGAGGTGTTTGCGAACTTCCCCAATGGGCTGTTTGCCCGGGCTATGCGCGTACTGTGCTTCCCGCTGGGGCGGCACGCCAAGCGGGCCAGCGACCGGGTAAACTATCGCTTCGTGCGGGCCGTGCTGCGGCCCGGTGAATTCCGCGACCGGCTGACCACAGGCGCCTATGTGTCGATGGATCCCAACGACATCACAGGCGTGCTCGAAGACGCGTTCATCAAGGTCACCGAGGCTGAGGAGATCGAGGCCAGGTTCGTCAAGGCCGCCCGCAAGGGCGTGATCGAGCGGCGGCTGGATCGAGACGCGATCGACGACGCGGTGGCGGCGGGTGTGCTCAACGGCAACGAAGCCGGCATTATGCGCGCGGCGGACGAAGCCACCAACCGGGTGGTGAAGGTGGATGATTTCGCGCCGGATGAACTGGTTGCACCCGCCAAGCATCGGGTGGCGGCGGAGTAGTAAACGCAGCAGGTTGGACCTGCGTCTCCCTCCCCCTTGTGGGGAGGGACCAAGGGTGGGGTTCTCTCCGCAGACGCGGTGCCAGGATACCCCCACCCTCAATCCCTCCCCACAAGGGGAGGGAGGCCGTCCGGTGGATGGGCGGGAATGGCGGAAAGCCGAAGGAGCGAGGAGACAGCATGATCCAGCCGCAGATGCCCGAGACCAAGAACTGGCGTTTCCACCGCGATGTGGAGAACCTGGGCTGGTTGACCATCGATACGCCCGGCGCCCCGGTGAACACGCTCAGCCGCGAAGCGATCATGGAGCTTGAGCAACTCGTCGGCCGGTTCGAGGAACTGGCGCAGACCGGCGAGCTGGCGGGTGTCATCCTCCTCAGTGGCAAGGATAGCGGCTTCATCGCCGGCGCCGATGTCAGCGAATTCGACGCGATGAGTGATTTCTCGGTGCTGCCGGAGGCGCTTAGGCGCACCCATGCGCTGTTTGCGCGGATCGAAAATCTCAAGATCCCGGTCGTCGCCGGTATTCATGGCTTCTGCCTGGGCGGCGGTCTCGAGCTGGCTTTGGCTTGCCACTATCGCGTGGCGGTCAATGACGACAAGACGCGTATCGGCTTTCCCGAGGTGAACCTAGGCATCTTCCCCGGCTTCGGCGGCACGGGTCGGTCGATCCGTCAGGCCGGGCCCGTCGATGCCATGCAGATCATGCTGACCGGGCGCATGCTAAAGGCCGGCGCGGCGCGGGGCATGAACCTGGTCGACAAGCTGGTGCGCCATCGCGACATGTTGCGCTGGGAAGCGCGCAAGGCCGTGCTGGGCAAGAAAAAGGCCACCGAGGCGGGCTTTGCCAAGAAGGTCATGGCGATGGGACCGCTCCGCGCCTATGTGGCCGGCAAGATGAAGGAGCAGGCCGGCAAGAAGGCGCGGCCCGAGCATTATCCGGCGCCGTTTGCCCTGATCGACCTGTTCGAAAAGCATGGTGATGACTGGCAGGCGATGATCCGCGGCGAGATCGACGCCTTCGTGCCGCTGATGGGGTCCGACACCGCGACCAATCTGCGCCGGGTGTTCTTTGCTTCCGAGGGGCTCAAGAAGCAGGGCACAAAGGGCGCCAGGTTTGCCCGCGTGCATGTGATCGGCGCAGGCGTGATGGGCGGCGATATCGCGGCCTGGTGTGCGCTGCGCGGCATGAGCGTGACGCTGCAGGATATCGACATGGAGCGCATCAAGCCGGCGCTGGACCGCGGCAAGAAGCTGTTCAAGAAGCGGCTGAAGAAAAAACACGAGGTCGATGCAGCCGTCATGCGGCTCGAGGCCGATGTGGCTGGGAAGGGCGTTGCCCGGGCCGATGTGATCATCGAAGCGGTGGTCGAGAAGCTCGAGGTCAAGCAGGCCATTTTCAGTGGGCTCGAAGGCAAGCTCAAGCCGGGCGCCATCATGGCGACCAATACGTCTTCGATCGAGCTGGAACGCATTGCCGAGGCGCTCAAGGACCCCGCGCGGCTGATCGGGCTGCACTTCTTCAACCCAGTGGCGCAGCTGCCGTTGGTCGAGGTGATCCGCTCTACCTTCAACACCGATGCCGAAATCGGCAAGGGCGCGGCGTTTGCGCTGGCCATCGGCAAGTCGCCGGTAGTGGTCAAGTCGGCGCCGGGATTCCTCGTCAACCGGGTGCTCATGCCCTACATGCTGGGCGCGGTGCAGCGGGTCGAAGCGGGCGAGAGCAAGGAACTGCTCGATGCGGCGGCGGTGGCGTTTGGCATGCCAATCGGGCCGATCGAGTTGATGGACACGGTCGGGCTCGATGTCGGTCGCTCGGTAGCGACCGAGCTCAGACACGGCGTGCCCGAGGGCAGCCAGTTCGACCGGCTGGTCAAGGACGGCAAACTGGGCCGCAAGACCGGCGAAGGCTTCTACAAATGGGTCGATGGCAAGGCGCAGAAGGGCGAGACACCTGCCCATGCCGATCTGGCCGGGCTGGGCCGCGAACTGGTCAAGCCTTTGGTCGACATGACCGAGGTGGTGGTGGCCGAAGGCGTCGTCGCCAATGACACGCTGGCGGATATCGGGGTGATCATGGGGACGGGTTTTGCACCGTTCCTGGGTGGTCCGATGAAGGCGCGCAAGGACGGGAAGGCTTGATATGACTGAACTTCGTAAAGTGGCCATCGTCGGGTCGGCGCGCATCCCGTTTGCCCGCGGCAATACCGCCTATGTCGAGGAAACCAACCTTTCCATGCTGGGCACCGTGCTCGGCGGCCTGGCCGACAAATATGGCCTCAAAGGCGAAAAGATCGACGAGGTGATGGCGGGCGCCGTCATCGGGCATTCGCGCGATTTCAATATTGCGCGCGAAGCAACGCTGGACGCCGGCTTCTCGCCGCGCACGCCGGGCACGACGATGCAGATCGCCTGCGGCACCAGCCTGCAGGCGGCGCTGACGCTGGCGGCAAAGATCGCCTCGGGCGAGATCGACAGCGGTATCGCTGCCGGTTCGGATACGGTCAGCGACAGCCCCATCGTCTTCGGCAACAAGTTCCAGCACCGGTTGCTCGATGTGAACAAGGCCAAGACGGGCGGCGAGAAGTTCAAGGCGTTCAAGGGATTCTCGTTCGGCGAACTGACGCCGGTGGCGCCCTCGGTCAACGAGCCGCGCACCGGCATGTCGATGGGGCAGCATTGCGAACTGATGGCGCGCGAATGGGGCATTACCCGCGAGGCGCAGGATGCGCTGGCCGTAGCCAGCCACCGCAACGCGGCCAAGGCCTATGACGAAGGTTTCCATGATGACCTGCTGGTTCAGTGCGCCGGGCTGGTGCGCGACAACAATGTCCGCGCCGATGCCAACATGGAAAAGATGGCGACGCTCAAGCCCGCCTTCGACAAGAGCTCGGGCCATGGCACGCTGACGGCCGGCAATTCGACGCCGCTGACCGATGGTGCGTCCTCGGTTTTGCTGGCGAGCGAAGACTGGGCCAGGGCGCGGGGCCTGCCCATTCTCGCCTATCTCACCACAGGCCGCGTCGCCGGTAATGACTTCGCCCATGGCGAGGGCCTGCTGATGGCGCCGACCATCGCCGTCTCGGAAATGCTGGCGCGCAAAGGCCTGAGCTTCTCGGATATCGATTTTTTCGAGCTGCACGAGGCGTTTGCCGCGCAGGTGCTGTGCACCCTCAAGGCCTGGGAAGACCGTGAATACAACAGGACGGTGCTGGGCCGCGAGGTGGCGCTGGGGCCGGTCGACCCAACCAAGATCAACGTCAAGGGGTCGAGCCTGGCCTATGGCCATCCGTTTGCCGCGACAGGTGCGCGCATACTGGGGCTCACGGCCAAGATGCTCTCGACGGAACCGGGAAAACGCGCTCTGCTGAGCGTCTGTACGGCTGGCGGCATGGGTGTCGCGGCCCTGGTGGAAAGCGCCGCATGAACGAGAACGTCGTCAAATTCCGCCGCCCCGAAAAGAAACCGGAGCCGCCGGTGAAGAAGCCGCGCGGCCCGCTGCCCGGCTGGGTGCCCTGGGCCGCGCTGGTCGCCATCGCTGTTGCCATTTACGTGGTGCAACAGTCTGGTTGGCTTGGCGGCTAGCACGCCATTCTCTCAATCGTGATCGCATGGAAAAGCTGTTCTGCCCCGACCGGGCAGGGCAGTATGTTAATAATTGCAGCGAGCTTGACGTTTAGGTCAATCTTTTGCTTGTCAGTGGACGGAATAGCGTAATACCGTCCAGCAATCTTGACCGGATAGGCAAAAATGCCGGTCACAGAGCCTTTTGAACTCCGCAGCGGCATGACTGCGGGAACAAGACGATTTCAGGACTTCCACAAGGAGATGGGACGACAATGAAACTCACGCAAACCCTGACCGCGGTCGCGACCGCCGGCCTGATGGCCGCACTGATGACCAGCGCGGCTTCGGCCGTGACGCTGAACGTCATGAACGGTTCCGAGCCCGGCTCGATCGACCCGCACCAGGCTTCCGGCGACTGGGAAGACCGCATCATTGGCGACTATCTCGAAGGTCTGATGACCGACGATGCCGAGGCCAACCCAATTCCTGGCCAGGCCGAGAGCTACACGATTTCCGACGATGGCCTGGTCTACACGTTCAAGCTGCGTGATGGCATTCAGTGGTCCGACGGCGTGCCGGTGACCGCAGGCGACTTCGTCTACGCCTTCCAGCGCCTGTTCGATCCCAAGACCGCCTCCGACTATGCCTACCTCCAGTTCCCGATCAAGAACGGTTCGGAAATCGCCGATGGCAGCGTAACCAACTTCGACGAACTGGGCGTCAAGGCGATCGACGACAAGACGCTCGAGATCACCCTTGAAGGCCCGACGCCCTACTTCCTGGGTGCACTGACCCACTACACCGCCTTCCCGGTCCCCAAGCACATCGTCGAGAAGGTCGGCAATGACTGGACCAAGGTGGAGAACATCGTTTCCAACGGCGCCTATACGCCGGTCGAGTGGGTTCCGGGCAACTACATCAAGCTGGCCAAGTCCGAGACCTATTGGGATGCCGCCAATGTCCAGATCGACGAAGTGAATCGCTTCGTGCAGGACGACCTGGCCGCGGCCCTGGCGCGTTACCGCGCCGGTGAGTACGACATCCTGACCGACATTCCGTCCGACCAGGCCGAATGGATCAAGACCAACCTGCCCGGCCAGGACTATTTCACGCCGTTCCTGGGCGTTTATTACTACGTGATCAACCAGGAAAAAGAGCCCTTCGACAACGCCGAAGTTCGCAAGGCGCTGTCCATGGCGATCAACCGCGACGTGATTGGTCCGGACGTGCTGGGCACCGGCGAAGTGCCGGCCTATGGCTGGGTGCCGCCGGGCACCGGCAACTATGAAGGCGTCGATCTCTACGAACCCGATTGGATCGGCCTCTCCTACGAGGAACGCGTTGCCGAAGCCAAGACGATCATGGAAGGCCTGGGCTACACCTCCTCGTCGCCCCTGACGCTGCAGCTCAAGTACAACACCAACGACAACCACCAGCGCATCGCCGTGGCGATTGCCGCCATGTGGGAGCAGATCGGCGTCAAGGCCGAGCTGTTCAACTCGGAAACCGCCGTGCACTACGACAGCCTCCGTTCAGGCGACTTCGAGGTCGGCCGTGCCGGCTGGCTGCTCGACTATTCGGACCCATCCAATACGCTCGACCTGCTGCGCCAGGGTGTGGAGCAGGACGGTACGATGAACTGGGGCAACAACTACGGTCGCTACGCCAATGACGAGTTCGATGCCCTGATGGACAAGGCATCGTCCGAACTCGACCTGGCAGCGCGCGCCGAGATGCTTGGCCAGGCCGAAGAGATCGCCATGGATGAAACGGCTGCGATCCCGATCTACTGGTACATTGCCCAGAACGTCGTGGCTCCGACCGTTACCGGCTTTGTCAACAATGCCCGCGACACCCACCGTACCCGCTGGCTGACCAAGTCCGAGTAAGCCTCCTGCAATCGCGCGGCGTCGCCCCTTGGGAGGGGCGGCGCCGCTATTTTATCCACCCGCCGCCCCGACCTTGGCGCGGTGGATGTGAAAGGTCGTAAATCCATGTTTGGATATGTGACGCGGCGCGTGCTGTCGGCCCTTCCGGTCGCGCTGATCGCCGTTACAGCCTGTTTCTTTATTCTGCGGCTGGCGCCCGGCGGTCCCTTCGACGGTGAACGCGCGCTGCCGCCGACGACGCTGGCCAACCTGCGCGCCCACTACAATCTCGACCTGCCGCTGATCCAGCAATATTTCATCTATGTCGGGCGGCTGCTGCAGGGCGATTTCGGCCCGTCGATGGTCTACAACGACTTCACCGTCGCCGAGATGCTGTGGATCGGGCTGCCCTTCACGCTGATGCTGGGTTTTTCGGCCTTCATCATCGGCACCATCGTTGGCCTGGTGGCCGGGGCGCTCAGCGCCGTCAATCAGAACAAGTGGCCAGACTATGTGCTGGTGCTGCTGGTAATGGTGGGCCTGGTGGTCCCCAACTTCCTGATGGCCGCCATCCTGCAGCTGATTTTCGGTGTCTATCTCGACTGGTTCCCCGCGGGTGGCTGGCAAGCCGGCTCGATCCCCCATCTGGTGCTGCCGATCACGGTGCTGGTGCTGCCCCATGCCGGGCGCACGGCGCGGCTGATGCGCGGTTCGATGATCGAGGTGCTGGGCACCAACTATGTGCGCACGGCCAGGTCCAAGGGCCTGGGTACGCGGCTGATCCTGGCCCGGCATGCGATCAAGCCGGCCCTGTTGCCGGTGGTGTCCTACCTCGGACCGGGCCTCAGCTACCTGCTGACCGGGTCGCTGGTGGTGGAGCAGGTGTTCGCCCTGCCCGGGATCGGCAAGTATTTCATCAGCGCCGCGCTGAACCGCGACTACGGCCTCGTGCTGGGTACCACCATCCTCTACATGTTCATCATCCTGGCGGTGAACCTGGTGGTCGACATTCTCTATGCCTGGCTCGATCCCAAGGTGAGGTACCGCTGATGGCCGGCATTACTGGCAAGGATGCATTGCTCACCGAGTATGCCACCAAGCTCGGAACGCTGGACGCCCCCAAGGGCCGTTCGCTCACGCAGGACGCCATTCGGCGGCTGGCGCGCAACAAGGCGGCGGTGGTGTCGATCTTCGTGGTCGGCTTCATCATCCTGTTCGCCTTCGTGGGTCCGTACCTGCTGCCCTGGAGCTACGACAAGATCGACTGGAGCGGCATCCGCAAGCCACCCAATTTCGAAGCCGGACACTTTGCCGGCACCGACCAGAACGGCCGCGACATGCTGGCCCGCATCATGCAGGGCACGCAGATGAGCCTGATCGTGGCCGCGGTGGCCACGTTGGTCTCGGTCATCATCGGCGTCTGCTACGGCGCCATTGCCGGCTATTTCGGCGGCAAGGTCGATGCGGTCATGATGCGCTTCGTCGACATCATGTATGCGCTGCCCTACATCCTGTTCGTGATCATCCTGGTGGTGATCTTCGGGCGCAATCCGGTGCTGCTCTTCGTGGGCATCGGGTGCCTCGAATGGCTGACCATGGCGCGTATCGTGCGTGGCCAGACCATGTCGATCAAGGAGCGCGAGTTCGTCGAGGCAGCCAAGGCCGGCGGCGCCAAGCCCTGGACCATCATCTTCCGCCATATCGTGCCCAACCTGACCGGGCCGGTGGTGATCTACGCGACGCTCACCATCCCCGAGATCATCCTCACCGAGAGCTTCCTCTCCTATCTGGGCCTGGGTGTGCAGGAGCCGCAGACTTCGCTGGGCACGCTGATTTCCTTCGGCTCGCCGGTGGCCGAAACGTTGCCCTGGATGCTGATCGGCCCCGCCGTGGTGCTGGTGAGCCTGCTGCTCTGCCTCACCTATATCGGCGACGGCCTGCGCGATGCCCTCGACCCCAAGGATCGCTGAAATGAAACAAGTCCTCAAAGTCGAAGACATGTCGGTCACCTTCGCGCTGCACCAGAGCGAGGTGCACGCCGTGCGCGACATGAACTTCTCGCTGTCGGAAGGCGAAACCCTGGCCGTTGTGGGAGAATCCGGTTCTGGCAAGAGCCAGGCGTTCCTGGCCATCATGGGCCTGCTGGCCAAGAATGGGCGGGCCGAAGGCCGGGCCATGATGGGCGACATCAACCTGATCGGCATGCCGGCGGGGCAGTTGGATGGGCATCGCGGGAAGGATATCGCGATGATCTTCCAGGATCCGATGACCTCGTTGAACCCCACGCTCAAGATCAAGACGCAACTGGGCGAAGTGCTGGTCAAGCATCGCGGCTTCGACCAGCAGGCGGCGCTCAGGACCTCGATCGAGATGCTGGAGCGCGTGGGCATCCCCGAGCCTGCCAAGCGCGCCAATGCCTATCCGCATGAACTGAGTGGCGGCATGCGCCAGCGCGTGATGATCGCCATGGCGCTGCTCTGCCAGCCCAAGATCCTGATCGCCGACGAGCCGACCACGGCGCTCGACGTTACGGTGCAGGCGCAGATGCTGGAGCTGTTCAAGACGTT comes from Devosia oryziradicis and encodes:
- a CDS encoding ABC transporter permease, producing the protein MFGYVTRRVLSALPVALIAVTACFFILRLAPGGPFDGERALPPTTLANLRAHYNLDLPLIQQYFIYVGRLLQGDFGPSMVYNDFTVAEMLWIGLPFTLMLGFSAFIIGTIVGLVAGALSAVNQNKWPDYVLVLLVMVGLVVPNFLMAAILQLIFGVYLDWFPAGGWQAGSIPHLVLPITVLVLPHAGRTARLMRGSMIEVLGTNYVRTARSKGLGTRLILARHAIKPALLPVVSYLGPGLSYLLTGSLVVEQVFALPGIGKYFISAALNRDYGLVLGTTILYMFIILAVNLVVDILYAWLDPKVRYR
- a CDS encoding ABC transporter permease, encoding MAGITGKDALLTEYATKLGTLDAPKGRSLTQDAIRRLARNKAAVVSIFVVGFIILFAFVGPYLLPWSYDKIDWSGIRKPPNFEAGHFAGTDQNGRDMLARIMQGTQMSLIVAAVATLVSVIIGVCYGAIAGYFGGKVDAVMMRFVDIMYALPYILFVIILVVIFGRNPVLLFVGIGCLEWLTMARIVRGQTMSIKEREFVEAAKAGGAKPWTIIFRHIVPNLTGPVVIYATLTIPEIILTESFLSYLGLGVQEPQTSLGTLISFGSPVAETLPWMLIGPAVVLVSLLLCLTYIGDGLRDALDPKDR
- a CDS encoding ABC transporter ATP-binding protein, producing MKQVLKVEDMSVTFALHQSEVHAVRDMNFSLSEGETLAVVGESGSGKSQAFLAIMGLLAKNGRAEGRAMMGDINLIGMPAGQLDGHRGKDIAMIFQDPMTSLNPTLKIKTQLGEVLVKHRGFDQQAALRTSIEMLERVGIPEPAKRANAYPHELSGGMRQRVMIAMALLCQPKILIADEPTTALDVTVQAQMLELFKTLTDDFGTSLVLITHDLGVVAGVADRMMVMYGGRAVEKGSVDDLFYDPRHPYTLGLLHSTPHIAKRAERLDPIQGLPPSLEHLPKGCSFNPRCAFAFDRCLVERPPLADTGNGREKACHYEGPMAYGKVA